One window of Nocardia nova SH22a genomic DNA carries:
- the glpK gene encoding glycerol kinase GlpK: protein MRRFVAAIDQGTTSSRCIVFDRSGRIAGLAQREHEQLFPRPGWVEHDPETIWRNTEYVIGAALEAAGASADDIAAVGVTNQRETTVVWERATGEPIANAIVWQDTRTANLCERLGGEVGAGRYADRTGLPLSTYFSGPKLRWLLDEVEGVRARAEAGELCFGTMDSWILWKLTGRHITDVTNASRTMLMNLHTLQWDSDICAEFDIPVSLLPQIRSSSEVYAEITSGPLAGVPVAGILGDQQAATFGQACLIPGEAKNTYGTGNFMLLNIGATPVSSTHGLLTTVCYRLGEQPAVYALEGSIAVTGSLVQWLRDNLGIIESAEEIEPLARTVEDNGGAYIVPAFSGLFAPRWRPDARGVVAGLTRFVTKAHLARAVLEATAFQTREVLDAMRADAEDLGVELTTLKVDGGMVANELLMQFQADILDVPVVRPVITETTALGAAYAAGLAVGFWSGTDEIRANWSEDKVWRPAMPEGERVRRYGEWNKAVERTYGWAE from the coding sequence ATGCGACGCTTCGTGGCCGCCATCGATCAGGGGACAACCTCGAGCCGATGCATCGTCTTCGACCGTTCCGGCCGCATCGCCGGACTCGCCCAGCGCGAGCACGAACAACTGTTCCCGCGGCCCGGCTGGGTCGAGCACGATCCCGAAACCATCTGGCGCAACACCGAATACGTGATCGGCGCGGCCCTGGAAGCGGCGGGAGCGAGTGCGGACGACATCGCCGCGGTGGGGGTGACCAATCAGCGCGAGACCACCGTGGTCTGGGAACGCGCCACGGGCGAACCGATCGCCAATGCGATCGTCTGGCAGGACACCCGCACCGCGAACCTGTGTGAGCGGCTGGGCGGGGAGGTCGGCGCCGGGCGATACGCCGACCGGACCGGACTGCCGCTGAGCACCTATTTCTCCGGGCCGAAGCTGCGCTGGCTGCTCGACGAGGTCGAGGGTGTGCGGGCCCGCGCCGAGGCGGGTGAGTTGTGCTTCGGCACCATGGACAGCTGGATTCTCTGGAAGCTCACCGGCCGTCACATCACCGACGTCACCAATGCCTCGCGCACGATGCTGATGAATCTGCACACCCTGCAATGGGATTCGGATATCTGCGCGGAGTTCGACATCCCCGTCTCGCTGCTGCCGCAGATCCGCAGTTCCTCGGAGGTCTACGCGGAGATCACCTCCGGACCGCTGGCCGGTGTCCCCGTGGCGGGCATTCTCGGCGATCAGCAGGCGGCCACCTTCGGCCAGGCCTGCCTGATCCCCGGAGAGGCCAAGAACACCTACGGCACAGGCAATTTCATGTTGCTCAATATCGGCGCCACTCCCGTGTCCAGCACCCACGGACTGCTCACCACCGTGTGCTACCGGCTGGGCGAGCAGCCCGCGGTGTACGCGCTGGAGGGTTCGATCGCGGTCACCGGATCGCTGGTGCAGTGGCTGCGCGACAACCTGGGCATCATCGAATCGGCCGAGGAGATCGAACCGCTGGCCCGCACCGTCGAGGACAACGGCGGCGCCTATATCGTCCCGGCGTTCTCCGGACTGTTCGCCCCGCGCTGGCGACCGGACGCGCGCGGTGTGGTCGCGGGCCTGACTCGTTTCGTCACCAAGGCCCATCTGGCCCGAGCCGTGCTGGAGGCCACGGCATTCCAGACCCGCGAGGTGCTCGACGCGATGCGCGCCGATGCCGAGGATCTCGGCGTCGAGCTGACGACCCTGAAGGTCGACGGCGGCATGGTGGCCAACGAACTGCTCATGCAGTTCCAGGCCGATATCCTCGACGTCCCGGTGGTGCGGCCGGTCATCACCGAGACCACCGCCCTCGGCGCCGCCTACGCGGCCGGGCTGGCCGTGGGCTTCTGGTCGGGCACCGACGAGATCCGGGCCAACTGGTCCGAGGACAAGGTGTGGCGTCCGGCCATGCCGGAGGGCGAACGGGTCCGCCGCTACGGCGAGTGGAACAAGGCGGTCGAACGCACCTACGGGTGGGCCGAGTAG
- a CDS encoding DNA-formamidopyrimidine glycosylase family protein, with amino-acid sequence MPEGDTVYLAAARLRTALAGKTLTRSDFRVPRYATLDLRDRVVDSVGSYGKHLFVRTETLSIHTHLKMEGNWRIYRPGARWTEPGFTARLVLATVDAEAVGFALGLVEVLPRADEHTATDHLGPDLLGPEWDAAEAVRRLAAHPDQPIGLALLDQTNLAGIGNIYRSEICYLRRIHPATPVADVDLPALVDEAHRVLTKAAHEPPWRPLAYGRQRRPCRRCGAAMVVHLLGDPATPNRERGIYFCPRCQPPPPG; translated from the coding sequence ATGCCCGAGGGCGACACCGTCTATCTGGCCGCGGCGCGGCTGCGTACCGCACTGGCGGGAAAGACCTTGACCCGCAGCGATTTCCGGGTTCCGCGATATGCCACGCTCGATCTGCGAGACCGGGTGGTCGACAGTGTGGGCAGTTACGGCAAGCACCTGTTCGTCCGTACCGAGACGCTCAGCATCCACACCCATCTGAAGATGGAGGGCAACTGGCGGATCTACCGCCCGGGCGCGCGCTGGACCGAACCGGGATTCACCGCCCGGCTGGTTCTCGCCACCGTGGACGCCGAAGCGGTTGGCTTCGCCCTCGGGCTGGTGGAGGTGCTGCCCCGCGCCGACGAGCACACCGCCACCGACCATCTGGGCCCGGATCTGCTCGGCCCGGAATGGGATGCGGCCGAGGCGGTCCGGCGGCTCGCCGCGCATCCGGATCAGCCGATCGGCCTGGCACTGCTCGATCAGACCAACCTGGCCGGGATCGGCAACATCTACCGCAGCGAGATCTGCTATCTGCGCCGAATCCACCCCGCCACACCTGTCGCCGACGTCGATCTGCCCGCCCTGGTGGACGAGGCGCACCGGGTCCTGACCAAGGCCGCACACGAACCGCCCTGGCGGCCACTGGCCTACGGTCGTCAGCGCCGCCCCTGCCGTCGCTGCGGCGCCGCCATGGTCGTCCATCTGCTCGGCGATCCCGCCACCCCGAATCGCGAGCGCGGCATCTACTTCTGCCCGCGCTGCCAGCCGCCTCCACCCGGGTAG
- a CDS encoding flavodoxin family protein translates to MKTLIVCTSVSHGNTKRVADAMAEVLGARVVEPGEITPAELAAYDLVGFGSGVFNMNLHPRLREFARSLPSGQQRTAFVFATSGFPEPPFRRYLRAFVRLLESKGFDVADTFRSPGYDTWFPLKLVGGIQKGHPDDTDIEAARTFAEGLRTRIAG, encoded by the coding sequence TTGAAGACACTGATCGTGTGCACATCCGTCTCGCACGGCAATACCAAGCGGGTCGCCGATGCGATGGCGGAGGTGCTGGGGGCTCGCGTCGTCGAACCCGGCGAGATCACGCCCGCCGAACTCGCGGCTTACGACCTGGTGGGGTTCGGGTCGGGGGTTTTCAACATGAATCTCCATCCGCGGCTGCGCGAATTCGCCCGATCGCTGCCGTCGGGGCAGCAGCGCACGGCCTTCGTCTTCGCGACCAGCGGATTTCCCGAGCCGCCGTTCCGACGCTATCTGCGCGCGTTCGTTCGGCTGCTCGAGAGCAAGGGATTCGACGTGGCCGATACCTTCCGAAGCCCCGGCTACGACACCTGGTTCCCGCTCAAACTCGTGGGCGGTATCCAGAAGGGGCATCCGGACGACACCGATATCGAGGCGGCCCGGACGTTCGCCGAGGGGCTGCGCACTCGGATCGCCGGGTGA
- the glpD gene encoding glycerol-3-phosphate dehydrogenase, protein MNEKSHGQHTGELGPEQRAATWESLGANHFDVIVIGGGVVGAGIALDAATRGLEVALVEARDLASGTSSRSSKMFHGGLRYLEQLEFGLVREALRERELSLTTLAPHLVKPLRFLYPLTHRGWERPYVASGIMLYDSLGGAKSVPGQHHVTRSGALRLAPGVRRDALIGGVTYYDTVVDDARHTMTVARTAAHYGAVIRTSTQVVDFLREADRVVGVKVRDSEDGRTTEVRGHVVINATGVWTDELQALSHVRGRFHVRASKGVHIVVPRDRITSDAALILRTQTSVLFVIPWGSNHWIIGTTDTDWNLDLAHPAATKADIDYLLDRINEVLVTPLTHDDIQGVYAGLRPLLAGESDETSKLSREHAVARIAPGLVAIAGGKYTTYRVMAYDAVDAAARDIPQRVSPTITDKVPLLGADGYFALLNQTPQLAQTYGVHPYRIEHLLNRYGALVTDVLDLAEGKSELLQPITDAPSYLRVEAVYAAVAEGALHLDDILARRTRISIEYSHRGTECAEEVAGLVAPVLGWDAEQIRREVSTYTARVEAEVRSQTQPDDVSADALRAAAPEPRPEILEPVPLPQN, encoded by the coding sequence ATGAACGAGAAATCACACGGTCAGCACACCGGCGAACTGGGTCCCGAACAGCGGGCGGCGACCTGGGAGAGTCTGGGCGCCAACCACTTCGACGTCATCGTGATCGGTGGCGGGGTGGTCGGCGCGGGTATCGCCCTCGATGCCGCCACCCGCGGCCTGGAGGTGGCCCTGGTGGAGGCGCGTGATCTGGCCTCGGGCACCTCGAGCCGTTCGTCGAAGATGTTCCACGGCGGCCTGCGGTACCTGGAACAACTGGAATTCGGCCTGGTCCGGGAGGCGCTGCGGGAGCGGGAGCTGAGTCTGACGACGCTCGCACCGCATCTGGTGAAGCCGCTGCGCTTCCTGTATCCGCTCACCCACCGCGGGTGGGAGCGCCCGTACGTGGCCTCGGGGATCATGCTCTACGACTCCCTGGGCGGTGCGAAATCCGTTCCGGGACAGCATCATGTGACTCGTTCCGGGGCGCTGCGGCTGGCGCCCGGGGTGCGCCGCGACGCCCTGATCGGCGGTGTCACCTACTACGACACCGTGGTCGACGACGCCCGCCACACCATGACGGTGGCCCGCACTGCCGCGCACTACGGCGCGGTGATCCGCACCTCGACCCAGGTCGTGGACTTCCTGCGGGAGGCCGACCGGGTGGTCGGGGTCAAGGTGCGCGACAGCGAGGACGGCCGCACCACCGAGGTTCGCGGTCATGTGGTGATCAACGCGACCGGGGTGTGGACCGACGAACTGCAGGCGTTGTCGCATGTGCGCGGCCGATTCCATGTGCGCGCCTCCAAGGGTGTGCACATCGTGGTGCCGCGCGACCGCATCACCAGCGACGCGGCGCTCATCCTGCGCACGCAGACCTCGGTGCTGTTCGTGATCCCGTGGGGCAGCAACCATTGGATCATCGGCACCACCGACACCGACTGGAATCTGGACCTGGCGCATCCGGCCGCCACCAAGGCCGATATCGACTATCTGCTCGACCGGATCAACGAGGTCCTGGTCACCCCGCTCACCCACGACGACATCCAGGGCGTGTACGCGGGACTGCGCCCGCTGCTGGCGGGGGAGAGCGACGAGACCTCGAAACTGTCGCGTGAGCACGCGGTCGCGCGGATCGCTCCGGGACTGGTCGCCATCGCCGGTGGCAAGTACACGACCTACCGCGTGATGGCCTACGACGCGGTCGACGCGGCGGCTCGCGATATCCCGCAACGGGTTTCGCCCACGATCACCGACAAGGTGCCGCTGCTGGGCGCCGACGGCTACTTCGCCCTGCTCAATCAGACCCCGCAGCTGGCGCAGACCTACGGTGTGCACCCCTACCGCATCGAGCATCTGCTCAACCGGTACGGCGCGCTGGTCACCGATGTCCTCGATCTGGCCGAGGGCAAATCCGAACTGCTGCAACCGATCACCGACGCGCCCAGTTATCTGCGGGTGGAGGCGGTCTACGCGGCCGTGGCCGAGGGCGCGCTGCATCTCGACGACATCCTCGCCCGCCGCACCCGCATCTCCATCGAGTACTCCCATCGCGGCACCGAATGCGCCGAGGAGGTGGCGGGGCTGGTGGCGCCGGTGCTGGGCTGGGACGCCGAGCAGATCCGGCGCGAGGTGAGCACCTACACGGCCCGGGTCGAGGCCGAGGTGCGATCCCAGACGCAGCCCGACGACGTGTCGGCCGACGCGCTGCGGGCGGCGGCGCCGGAACCGCGGCCGGAGATCCTCGAACCGGTTCCGCTGCCGCAGAATTAG
- a CDS encoding ATP-dependent helicase encodes MQQFARATQEWFDGAFPAPTAAQLGAWQAIAAGEHTLVIAPTGSGKTLSAFLWAIDRLATREPPEGPRRTSVLYISPLKALAVDVERNLRAPLVGITRTAARLGAAAPEITVGVRSGDTTAADRRTMARKPPDILITTPESLYLMLTSAARDTLSEVGTVIVDEVHAIAGSKRGAHLALSLARLDQLTERPAQRIGLSATVRPPEAVGRFLVGSAPITIVAPPAPKTFDLSVRVPVADMTEPGESDQPGSIWPHVDAAIVDLVLAHQSSIVFANSRRLAERLTARLNEEYAERLGEIDSAASDSDTDPVHPVRKDHAPPAQIGSTTEVNHGAAPLLARAHHGSVSKEQRAIIEDDLKSGRLRCVVATSSLELGIDMGAVDLVVQVEAPPSVAGGLQRVGRAGHQVGEISRGVIFPKHRTDVVHCAVASMRMTAGQIEELRIPAHPLDILAQQTVAACALEPIDVDEWFDTVRGTGSFASLPRSAYDSVLDLLSGRYPSDEFAELRPRVVWDRDAGTLTGRPGAQRLAVTSGGAIPDRGLFPVFMVGEKASRVGELDEEMVYESRVGDVFALGATSWRIEDITHDRVLVSPAFGLPGRLPFWHGDSLGRPAELGAALGEFVRTAGQAIERAPAERIDALVRDADPGTGDISPVAGNGRDESRPPARKSSRRAAATSDGNGDGSARTRSVPDGRRTRKSGGAKAGAELVELEHIVHAAGLDDFATANLVSLLAEQRQATGHLPTDRTLLVERFRDELGDWRLILHSPYGLPVHAPWALAVGARLRERFGVDAAPTASDDGIVVRLPDTTDDPPGAELFVFEPDEIDEAVTEQVGGSALFASRFRECAARALLLPRRDPGRRAPLWQQRQRAAQLLDVARKFPDFPILLETVRECLRDVYDLPALRDLLTDVARRKLRLVEVETAAPSPFANALLFDYIGQFMYEGDSPLAERRAAALSLDSSLLAELLGRVELRELLDTAVIEQLERELQRLTPERHARDAEGLADLLRLLGPLTPEEAAARCADNPGSWFAELVRAKRALEVSFAGSHWWAAVEDAARLRDALGVPLPIGTPAAFIEPVADPLGDLTGRYARTHAPFTLDALARRFGIGPAVAATALHRLAAEKRVVEGEFTPGSAGAEWCDTEVLRRLRRRSLAAARKEVEPVSTAAFGRFLPAWQHIGATPLRGVDGVAAVVEQLAGVPIPASAWESLILPSRVRDYTPAMLDELTATGEVIWSGHSALTAKDGWIALHPADQAPVTLAPAQEIDFTDVQTRLLSALGAELTAGTGDAIALDADGSADTEASAFGGNRIVAVAGGAYFFRQLSDATGLLDDTAVAAALWELVWAGYLSGDTFAPVRARLSGTTRSTTTHRTPRRTPRGRMYLPRPAVPTRSGPPAVAGRWSLLPPRAADNTIRAHATADLLLERYGVLTRGSVQSEDVAGGFALMYRVLTEFEDRGRCRRGYFVDTLGGAQFSTTDVVDRLRSFDTERGGGTGALALAACDPANPYGAALPWPKTSEGAGHRPGRKAGALVVLADGELALYLERGGKTLLTFTEDPEVRTRAAGALAALVHDRRIDSLVVERIDGESVHGNTFATFLSTAGFSATPRGLRLRSRP; translated from the coding sequence ATGCAGCAGTTCGCCCGCGCGACCCAGGAGTGGTTCGACGGTGCGTTCCCGGCGCCCACCGCCGCCCAGCTGGGCGCATGGCAGGCGATCGCCGCGGGTGAACACACGCTGGTCATCGCCCCGACCGGGTCGGGCAAGACGCTGTCGGCATTTCTGTGGGCGATCGATCGGCTCGCCACCCGCGAGCCGCCGGAGGGGCCGCGGCGCACCTCGGTGCTCTACATCTCCCCGCTCAAGGCGCTGGCGGTCGACGTCGAGCGCAATCTGCGCGCGCCACTGGTCGGCATCACCCGGACGGCCGCCCGGCTGGGCGCGGCCGCGCCGGAGATCACCGTGGGGGTTCGTTCCGGCGACACCACCGCCGCCGATCGCCGCACGATGGCACGCAAACCGCCGGACATCCTGATCACCACTCCGGAATCGCTGTATCTGATGCTCACCTCGGCGGCCCGCGACACGCTGTCCGAGGTCGGCACGGTGATCGTGGACGAGGTGCACGCGATCGCCGGGTCCAAGCGGGGTGCGCATCTGGCGCTGTCGCTGGCCCGGCTGGATCAGCTCACCGAGCGCCCCGCGCAGCGCATCGGGCTGTCGGCGACGGTGCGCCCGCCGGAGGCGGTGGGCCGGTTCCTGGTGGGTTCGGCGCCGATCACGATCGTGGCGCCGCCCGCGCCGAAGACCTTCGATCTGTCGGTCCGGGTTCCGGTCGCGGATATGACCGAGCCCGGCGAATCCGATCAGCCCGGATCGATCTGGCCGCATGTGGATGCCGCGATCGTGGATCTGGTGCTGGCGCATCAATCGTCGATCGTGTTCGCGAACTCCCGCAGGCTCGCCGAACGGCTCACCGCGCGGCTGAACGAGGAATACGCCGAGCGGCTCGGCGAAATAGATTCCGCCGCAAGCGATTCCGATACCGACCCGGTACACCCGGTACGCAAGGATCACGCGCCACCCGCACAGATCGGGTCCACCACGGAGGTCAATCACGGCGCGGCGCCGCTGCTCGCGCGGGCGCATCACGGATCGGTGAGCAAGGAACAGCGCGCGATCATCGAGGACGATCTCAAGAGCGGGCGGTTGCGCTGTGTGGTCGCCACCAGCAGCCTCGAACTCGGCATCGATATGGGCGCGGTCGATCTGGTGGTCCAGGTCGAGGCGCCGCCGTCGGTGGCCGGTGGGTTGCAGCGGGTCGGCCGGGCCGGACATCAGGTGGGCGAGATCTCGCGCGGTGTGATCTTCCCCAAGCACCGCACCGATGTCGTGCACTGCGCGGTGGCCTCGATGCGGATGACGGCGGGGCAGATCGAGGAGTTGCGGATTCCCGCCCACCCGCTCGACATCCTCGCCCAGCAGACGGTCGCGGCCTGCGCGCTGGAGCCGATCGATGTCGACGAATGGTTCGACACTGTCCGGGGCACAGGCAGTTTCGCGTCGCTGCCGCGCTCGGCCTACGACTCGGTGCTGGATCTGCTGTCGGGGCGGTATCCGTCCGACGAATTCGCCGAACTGCGGCCGCGGGTGGTGTGGGATCGCGATGCGGGCACGCTCACCGGCCGGCCCGGCGCGCAACGGCTCGCGGTCACCTCCGGCGGGGCGATTCCGGATCGCGGCCTGTTCCCCGTGTTCATGGTCGGCGAGAAGGCCTCGCGGGTAGGCGAACTCGACGAGGAGATGGTGTACGAGTCCCGTGTCGGCGATGTGTTCGCCCTCGGCGCCACCAGCTGGCGGATCGAGGACATCACCCACGATCGAGTGCTGGTCTCCCCCGCCTTCGGGCTGCCCGGGCGGTTGCCGTTCTGGCACGGCGATTCTTTGGGCCGTCCGGCCGAATTGGGCGCTGCCCTGGGCGAATTCGTGCGTACGGCGGGGCAGGCGATAGAGCGTGCTCCGGCCGAACGCATCGACGCGCTGGTACGCGATGCCGACCCCGGTACTGGGGACATCAGTCCCGTCGCCGGGAACGGACGAGACGAGTCGCGGCCTCCGGCACGGAAATCGTCGCGTCGCGCGGCGGCGACCTCGGACGGCAATGGTGACGGTTCCGCCCGGACCAGGTCCGTGCCGGACGGCCGCCGAACTCGAAAATCCGGCGGTGCGAAGGCGGGCGCGGAACTCGTCGAACTCGAGCACATCGTGCACGCCGCCGGACTGGACGATTTCGCCACCGCGAATCTGGTGTCGCTGCTGGCCGAGCAGCGCCAGGCCACCGGACATCTGCCCACCGACCGCACCCTGCTCGTCGAGCGGTTTCGCGACGAACTCGGCGACTGGCGGCTGATCCTGCACTCGCCCTACGGACTTCCCGTGCACGCGCCCTGGGCGCTGGCCGTCGGAGCGCGGCTGCGCGAGCGGTTCGGGGTCGATGCCGCCCCGACCGCCTCCGACGACGGCATCGTGGTCCGGCTGCCCGACACCACCGACGATCCGCCCGGCGCGGAACTGTTCGTCTTCGAACCGGACGAGATCGACGAGGCGGTCACCGAGCAGGTGGGCGGTTCGGCGCTGTTCGCCTCCCGCTTCCGCGAATGCGCGGCCCGCGCGCTGCTGCTGCCCCGCCGGGACCCGGGCCGCCGCGCACCGCTGTGGCAGCAGCGTCAGCGCGCGGCCCAATTACTCGATGTGGCAAGGAAATTCCCGGATTTCCCGATCCTGCTGGAGACGGTGCGCGAATGTCTGCGCGATGTGTACGACCTGCCCGCGCTACGGGATCTGCTGACCGATGTCGCGCGCCGCAAACTGCGGCTGGTCGAGGTGGAGACGGCGGCGCCGTCACCGTTCGCCAACGCGTTGCTGTTCGACTACATCGGCCAGTTCATGTACGAGGGGGACAGTCCGCTCGCCGAACGCCGCGCGGCCGCGCTGTCGCTGGATTCGAGTCTGCTGGCGGAACTGCTGGGCCGGGTCGAACTGCGCGAACTGCTCGACACCGCGGTCATCGAGCAGCTCGAGCGCGAACTCCAACGGCTCACCCCCGAACGTCACGCCCGCGACGCCGAGGGCCTGGCCGATCTGCTGCGCCTGCTCGGCCCGCTGACCCCCGAGGAGGCGGCGGCCCGGTGCGCCGACAACCCCGGCTCGTGGTTCGCGGAACTGGTGCGGGCCAAGCGCGCACTCGAGGTCTCCTTCGCCGGATCGCACTGGTGGGCGGCAGTGGAGGATGCCGCCAGATTGCGTGACGCCCTGGGAGTTCCGCTGCCCATCGGCACCCCGGCGGCGTTCATCGAACCGGTGGCCGATCCACTCGGCGACCTCACCGGCCGCTATGCCCGCACGCACGCTCCCTTCACCCTCGACGCGCTCGCCCGCCGATTCGGTATCGGGCCGGCCGTCGCGGCCACCGCATTACACCGCCTCGCGGCCGAAAAGCGCGTTGTGGAAGGAGAATTCACACCGGGATCGGCCGGTGCGGAGTGGTGCGACACCGAAGTACTGCGGCGGCTGCGGCGGCGCTCGCTCGCGGCCGCGCGCAAAGAGGTCGAACCGGTGTCCACCGCCGCCTTCGGCCGGTTCCTCCCGGCCTGGCAGCACATCGGCGCCACACCCCTGCGCGGTGTGGACGGTGTCGCCGCGGTAGTGGAACAGCTTGCGGGCGTGCCGATTCCGGCCTCGGCGTGGGAATCGCTGATCCTGCCGTCGCGGGTGCGCGACTACACACCGGCCATGCTCGACGAGCTGACCGCGACCGGTGAGGTGATCTGGTCCGGGCACAGCGCACTGACCGCCAAGGACGGCTGGATCGCTCTGCATCCGGCGGATCAGGCACCCGTCACACTGGCGCCCGCGCAGGAGATCGACTTCACCGATGTGCAGACGCGCTTGCTGTCGGCGTTGGGCGCTGAGCTCACGGCGGGGACCGGCGACGCGATCGCGCTCGATGCCGACGGGTCGGCCGACACCGAGGCAAGTGCGTTCGGCGGCAACCGGATCGTCGCGGTGGCGGGCGGCGCCTACTTCTTCCGGCAACTGTCCGACGCCACCGGACTGCTCGACGACACGGCCGTGGCGGCGGCGCTGTGGGAGCTGGTGTGGGCCGGGTACCTGTCCGGCGACACCTTCGCCCCGGTCCGGGCGCGGCTGTCCGGCACCACCCGCAGCACGACCACCCATCGCACCCCTCGGCGCACACCGCGCGGACGCATGTACCTTCCGCGTCCGGCCGTACCGACCCGATCGGGCCCACCGGCCGTCGCCGGGCGCTGGTCACTGCTACCGCCGCGCGCGGCCGACAACACGATCCGCGCCCATGCCACAGCCGATCTGCTCCTGGAGCGCTACGGCGTGCTGACCCGCGGTTCGGTCCAGAGCGAGGATGTCGCGGGCGGATTCGCGCTGATGTACCGCGTACTCACCGAATTCGAGGACCGAGGCCGGTGTCGGCGCGGCTATTTCGTCGACACCCTGGGCGGTGCGCAGTTCTCCACCACCGATGTGGTCGACCGGCTGCGCTCGTTCGACACCGAACGCGGCGGTGGAACCGGCGCCCTCGCACTCGCCGCCTGCGATCCCGCCAATCCGTACGGTGCGGCACTGCCGTGGCCGAAGACGAGCGAGGGCGCCGGACACCGGCCCGGCCGGAAGGCGGGCGCGCTGGTGGTTCTCGCCGACGGCGAACTCGCCCTGTACTTGGAGCGCGGCGGCAAGACCTTGCTCACGTTCACCGAGGATCCCGAGGTCCGTACCCGCGCGGCGGGCGCCTTGGCCGCCCTGGTCCACGACCGGCGCATCGACTCCCTGGTCGTCGAGCGGATCGACGGAGAGTCCGTGCACGGCAACACCTTCGCGACCTTCCTGAGCACGGCCGGATTCAGCGCCACGCCCCGGGGCCTGCGCCTGCGGAGCCGTCCGTGA
- a CDS encoding PLP-dependent aminotransferase family protein: MSPHTPPLSRRLDGLQSSAIRDLLKLTARPDIISLAGGLPDEQLMPRDAIARAAEAALTDPARLQYTESAGWGPLREVLAARESARLGRPVPLSEIFVTHGSQQALSLLGEVLLDPGALVVVEDPAYVGALQVFRAAGARIEAIALDAEGMRVDALAELLARGERPALVHTVSNFHNPRGVTMSAARRAELAALAERYGFWIVEDDPYGELWFDRPAPEAVASYSPNVIRLSSASKILAPTLRVGWMVAPDVVCRGVELLKQGADLCGSALTQQIAADLLADEGWLGAHLDKVRGIYGERATALVGAVRERLGERVVSTDAAGGMFVWVDFTDGTDTVELLPRAVEHGVAYVPGSAFAVSRSLRGSMRLCFTTSDADTLTEAVDRLVAATA; the protein is encoded by the coding sequence ATGTCGCCGCACACTCCACCCCTGTCCCGACGCCTGGACGGTCTGCAGAGTTCGGCGATTCGCGACCTGCTGAAGCTGACCGCCCGGCCGGACATCATCAGCCTGGCGGGCGGCCTGCCCGACGAGCAGTTGATGCCCCGCGACGCCATCGCCCGCGCGGCCGAGGCGGCGCTGACCGATCCGGCGCGGCTGCAGTACACCGAGTCCGCGGGGTGGGGTCCGTTGCGCGAGGTGCTGGCGGCCCGGGAGTCCGCGCGGCTGGGCCGCCCGGTGCCGCTGTCGGAGATCTTCGTCACGCACGGCTCCCAGCAGGCGCTGTCCCTGCTGGGTGAGGTGCTGCTGGATCCGGGCGCGCTGGTGGTCGTCGAGGATCCCGCCTACGTCGGGGCGCTGCAGGTGTTCCGCGCTGCGGGTGCGCGTATCGAGGCGATCGCACTGGATGCCGAGGGGATGCGGGTCGACGCGCTCGCGGAGTTGCTGGCCCGTGGTGAGCGGCCCGCCCTGGTGCACACCGTCAGCAACTTCCACAATCCGCGCGGGGTCACGATGAGCGCCGCGCGCCGGGCCGAGCTGGCGGCCCTCGCCGAGCGATACGGCTTCTGGATCGTGGAGGACGATCCCTACGGTGAACTGTGGTTCGACCGGCCCGCACCGGAGGCGGTTGCGTCCTACTCGCCCAACGTGATTCGGCTGTCGAGCGCCTCCAAGATCCTGGCGCCGACGCTGCGGGTGGGCTGGATGGTCGCCCCGGATGTGGTGTGCCGCGGGGTGGAACTGCTCAAACAGGGCGCGGATCTGTGCGGTTCGGCGCTGACCCAGCAGATCGCCGCGGATCTACTGGCCGACGAGGGCTGGCTGGGCGCCCACCTGGACAAGGTGCGCGGAATCTACGGCGAACGCGCCACCGCATTGGTCGGCGCGGTTCGGGAGCGGTTGGGCGAGCGGGTGGTGAGCACCGACGCGGCGGGCGGCATGTTCGTGTGGGTCGATTTCACCGACGGCACCGACACGGTCGAGTTGCTGCCGCGTGCGGTCGAGCACGGCGTGGCCTACGTTCCCGGCTCCGCGTTCGCGGTGTCGCGCAGCCTCCGCGGCTCGATGCGCCTGTGCTTCACCACCTCCGACGCGGACACCCTGACCGAGGCGGTCGACCGCCTGGTCGCCGCCACCGCGTGA
- a CDS encoding VOC family protein encodes MSDSREPVTEIPADPVQARDPGDPPVPPGALLLELVPVPVTDVDRSIEFYRDRAGFHLDVDVTPAPDVRIVQLTPPGSACSILLATGLPAAQTPAGALRGLHLVVADIEASRATLLARGVEVGEIEDVGGGVLYAYFADPDGNTWCLQHMPWR; translated from the coding sequence ATGAGTGACAGTCGTGAACCGGTGACCGAGATCCCCGCGGACCCCGTGCAGGCCCGCGATCCCGGTGATCCGCCCGTCCCACCCGGCGCTCTGCTGCTGGAACTGGTGCCGGTCCCCGTGACCGATGTGGATCGGTCGATCGAGTTCTATCGCGACCGGGCCGGCTTCCACCTCGACGTGGATGTCACCCCGGCGCCTGACGTCCGGATCGTCCAGCTGACCCCACCCGGTTCGGCGTGCTCGATCCTGCTCGCCACGGGCCTGCCCGCGGCGCAGACACCCGCGGGCGCCCTGCGCGGACTGCATCTGGTGGTCGCCGATATCGAGGCGTCGCGCGCCACGCTGCTGGCGCGGGGAGTCGAGGTCGGCGAGATCGAGGACGTCGGCGGTGGCGTGCTCTACGCGTACTTCGCCGATCCGGACGGCAACACCTGGTGCCTGCAGCACATGCCGTGGCGATGA